A genomic window from Pecten maximus chromosome 6, xPecMax1.1, whole genome shotgun sequence includes:
- the LOC117330185 gene encoding solute carrier family 49 member 4 homolog encodes MVKRIYKITPHGKSTNVSKQPETEFIKQPNNSTAYTGDTLDLVEIKGTPRIGDKDTHTEDIDVKPNIYNGKEAHNGDCQDHKDGGPEIAIYGRRWYILAVFSLISFTQAAVWNTWGPIAVSCEKAFGWDDTILALLPNWGPIGSILTGWVASWSMDVQGIRMCCVIIAALTAISSAIRCIALEPPYITWTANISAFLNGLGGPVAMGASPVLSAAWFPPNQRITSTAIATLFNYGGVAASFLIGPLFERNDVLNTSHIGNLTQHDNRTMATNSNLIHDQDESEVAWIRHRITLVFYAECGWCFLLLIMVVVFFPSKPPKPPSTTASKERLDIKSGFRKLMRNKKFLQLCLAYGLPVGITALWAGTLSVDLKSYDVSETQAGWIGFYSIIAGCFGCLVMARLSDMFSKHIRQILIFLYSVAFLDYLWFNLILVDIIPRSIAHIYVSIIVGTLVVNASVPLWMEMACEITYPIAEGITTVVMLMVLNIVGLVFLGIQMIPNIGTAWENWSILGSIGVGIPVLLLMDDSYNRLSVDETISEKK; translated from the exons ATGGTGAAACgaatttacaaaataacaccTCATGGAAAATCGACGAATGTATCTAAGCAACCTGAGACTGAATTTATCAAACAGCCTAACAATTCTACTGCATACACAGGCGACACTTTAGATTTGGTTGAGATTAAAGGTACACCCAGAATTGGCGATAAAGATACACATACAGAGGACATTGATGTCAAACCGAACATTTATAATGGAAAAGAAGCACACAATGGCGATTGTCAAGATCACAAAGATGGCGGACCGGAAATAGCAATATATGGTCGTCGCTGGTACATTTTGGCCGTTTTTTCTCTTATATCCTTCACTCAGGCTGCTGTGTGGAATACGTGGGGCCCTATAGCTGTATCATGCGAAAAAGCTTTCGGATGGGATGATACTATCCTCGCGCTTCTACCAAATTGGGGTCCAATAGGATCAATTCTGACGGGATGGGTGGCATCATGGAGTATGGATGTGCAAG GTATCCGGATGTGTTGTGTAATTATCGCGGCACTGACGGCTATTTCGTCAGCGATCAGATGTATTGCATTAGAACCACCGTACATCACATG GACAGCCAACATATCAGCTTTTCTGAACGGACTAGGTGGCCCAGTGGCTATGGGGGCGTCACCTGTTTTGTCTGCCGCGTGGTTCCCGCCAAACCAGCGGATCACATCTACAGCCATAGCAACCCTCTTTAACTATGGTGGAGTGGCCGCATCCTTTCTCATAG GCCCTTTGTTTGAAAGAAATGATGTACTGAATACATCGCATAT CGGGAACCTAACTCAACACGATAACAGAACGATGGCAACCAATTCCAATTTAATACACGACCAGG atgaATCAGAGGTTGCCTGGATACGACATCGGATCACGCTAGTCTTTTACGCTG AGTGTGGGTGGTGCTTTCTACTGTTAATTATGGTAGTAGTATTCTTCCCATCCAAACCTCCTAAGCCACCAAGTACTACAGCATCGAAAGAACGTTTGGACATCAAATCAGGTTTTAGAAAACTAATGAG GAACAAGAAGTTTTTACAACTATGCCTGGCGTATGGACTACCAGTAGGTATAACAGCATTATGGGCCGGAACGTTGTCAGTCGATCTCAAGTCCTATGACGTGTCAGAG ACCCAAGCTGGGTGGATTGGTTTCTATTCAATTATTGCCGGATGTTTTGGTTGTCTAGTTATGGCCAG aCTTTCAGACATGTTTTCAAAACATATCAGGCAGATTCTAATATTCTTATATTCCGTGGCGTTTCTCGATTACCTGTGGTTCAACCTGATTCTGGTTGACATTATTCCCCGTTCAATAG CCCATATATACGTATCTATCATAGTAGGTACTCTAGTTGTAAACGCCAGTGTACCTTTATGGATGGAGATGGCATGCGAGATTACCTATCCAATAGCGGAGGGTATCACCACTGTCGTCATGCTGATGGTGCTCAACATTGTTGGACTTGTGTTCCTAGGTATACAGATGATACCAAatatag gtACGGCTTGGGAGAACTGGAGCATTCTCGGCTCAATAGGTGTGGGTATACCTGTTCTACTTTTAATGGATGATAGTTATAATAGACTGAGTGTTGATGAAACTATATCAGAAAAGAAATGA